The following coding sequences are from one Betaproteobacteria bacterium window:
- a CDS encoding cytochrome C, with protein sequence MTRSLLRGLGALLLVAIALNPRSARPDTVETLVMPGKVIEGHADIEGQCRKCHQPFKKEGQNALCLDCHKAVAQDVASKSGYHGRISEKPCRECHAEHLGRPAKIVKLDEGRFDHRQTDFLLLGKHTAVKCVSCHPSARKFREAEHECVSCHRKDDVHHGTVGAGCERCHTETDWKKAKFDHDKTHFPLRGRHAQPKCTACHRTQNFRETPNECVGCHRRDDVHKGKLGANCAECHNDRGWKKTAFDHEKTHFPLSGKHGAVKCADCHRDQSFKETPRECVACHRKDDIHKGSLGADCDRCHNDRDWKNTAFDHGKTKFPLLGAHGTTRCLACHRSQAFQDGPPSQCVACHRKNDVHKGRFGERCETCHGETAWKTLKFDHDRDTNFRLRESHSRVKCDSCHSGMLYADKAPKDCNGCHAKSDVHRGSLGTQCESCHNESKWKTSSFAHDRDTRYPLRGRHASITCKACHLDGTFRQKLAMQCIACHRKDDRHAGQEGSECERCHAETSWKTTNFDHGRANFPLTGRHLSVKCEACHASPKFKDARRECLACHARQDVHKRRLGADCASCHNARDWRIWDFDHDKRTHFVLDGAHRKLDCVTCHVHPGDTIPAVGVRCVDCHERDDVHREAFGNRCERCHATSSFKEIRH encoded by the coding sequence ATGACGCGCAGCCTGCTGCGGGGTCTCGGAGCCCTGCTACTGGTCGCCATCGCCCTGAATCCGCGATCGGCCCGCCCGGATACGGTCGAGACGCTGGTGATGCCCGGAAAGGTGATAGAGGGGCACGCCGACATCGAGGGGCAGTGCCGTAAATGCCACCAGCCATTCAAGAAGGAAGGGCAGAACGCGCTGTGTCTGGACTGCCACAAGGCGGTGGCGCAGGACGTCGCGTCGAAATCCGGCTATCACGGCAGAATTTCCGAAAAACCTTGCAGGGAATGTCATGCCGAGCACCTGGGCAGACCGGCGAAGATCGTGAAGCTGGACGAAGGGCGATTTGATCATCGGCAGACCGACTTCCTGTTGCTGGGCAAACATACTGCGGTGAAGTGCGTTTCCTGTCACCCCTCGGCACGCAAGTTCCGGGAAGCCGAACACGAGTGCGTATCCTGTCATCGCAAGGATGACGTTCACCACGGCACGGTTGGCGCGGGCTGCGAGCGTTGTCACACCGAAACGGATTGGAAGAAGGCGAAGTTCGACCATGACAAGACGCATTTCCCACTGAGGGGCAGGCACGCCCAGCCCAAGTGCACGGCGTGCCACCGAACCCAGAACTTCAGGGAGACGCCGAACGAATGCGTCGGCTGCCATCGCCGGGACGACGTCCACAAGGGAAAGCTGGGCGCCAATTGTGCCGAATGCCACAACGATCGCGGATGGAAAAAGACCGCCTTCGACCACGAAAAGACGCACTTCCCGCTGTCAGGCAAACACGGTGCGGTCAAGTGTGCGGACTGCCATCGCGATCAGAGTTTCAAAGAGACGCCCCGCGAATGCGTGGCGTGCCACAGGAAGGACGATATCCACAAGGGCTCATTGGGAGCGGATTGCGACAGGTGCCATAACGATCGGGACTGGAAGAATACTGCGTTCGATCACGGGAAAACGAAGTTCCCGTTGCTAGGCGCGCACGGCACGACCCGCTGCCTGGCCTGCCATAGGAGCCAGGCCTTCCAAGACGGTCCGCCGTCGCAGTGCGTAGCCTGCCATCGCAAGAATGATGTCCACAAAGGCCGGTTCGGGGAGAGGTGCGAAACCTGCCATGGCGAAACGGCCTGGAAGACGCTGAAATTCGATCATGATCGAGACACGAATTTCCGCCTGCGTGAGTCGCATTCAAGAGTCAAGTGTGATAGCTGTCATTCTGGAATGCTGTACGCCGACAAGGCTCCCAAGGACTGCAACGGCTGCCATGCAAAAAGTGATGTGCATCGCGGAAGCCTCGGTACGCAATGCGAGTCCTGTCACAACGAATCGAAATGGAAGACCTCGTCGTTCGCTCATGATCGCGACACGCGATATCCCCTCCGCGGCCGTCACGCTTCGATTACATGCAAAGCCTGTCACCTGGACGGTACATTTCGGCAGAAGCTTGCCATGCAGTGCATCGCCTGCCACCGCAAGGATGACCGCCATGCCGGCCAGGAAGGAAGCGAATGCGAGCGTTGCCATGCCGAGACGTCGTGGAAGACGACGAACTTCGACCATGGCCGTGCGAATTTTCCGCTGACCGGCAGGCATTTGTCGGTTAAATGCGAGGCCTGCCACGCCAGTCCGAAGTTCAAGGATGCGCGCAGGGAATGCTTGGCATGCCATGCCAGGCAGGATGTACACAAGCGCAGGCTGGGTGCGGATTGTGCCTCTTGCCACAATGCGCGCGATTGGCGCATCTGGGATTTCGATCACGACAAGCGGACTCACTTCGTTCTCGATGGCGCTCATCGCAAACTGGATTGCGTGACATGCCATGTACACCCCGGCGACACGATACCTGCCGTGGGCGTGCGTTGTGTGGATTGCCACGAGCGTGACGACGTTCACCGTGAGGCCTTCGGCAACCGCTGCGAGCGCTGCCATGCGACCTCGAGCTTCAAAGAGATCCGGCATTAA